The region ACAAGTTGGGGCTAACATCTCCCAGTGTTGTGCTGGACAAGTTGTGTACCAGGCTCAGAGCTGTGTCTGCTGGGGGCAGGAGCACCTTTTTCTGAGTCTCATAAAAGCATATGGGACTTGTGGTAGCCCTGGCTGATTTCCTGCCCTGGTAGCAGTGGCAGGTGGGGAATTTTAAGGCCCTCGTTTTAACCCCCATCATGGATGGTCCTGAGGAAAAGGTTCTCAGTTCCTCTACATTCAATGCCTTGGTGTCCTGGCCCCTTGAAGCAGTGACTCTTAGTCTCTTCACCTCCTTTTCAGACCTTGTCAACCTGTCTCTGAATGATAATGACGGCTCCAGTGGGGCTTCGGACCAGGACACCTTGGctcctctgcctggggccaccccttggcccctgctgcccaccttTCCCTACCAGTATCCAGCCCCACACCCATatagcccccagcccccaccctacCACGAGCTCTCATCCTACACCTATGGTGGAGGCAGTGCCAGCAGCCAGCACAGTGAAGGTAAGTAACTGCCAGCTATCAGTACAGTTGTACggtgggggaggaggcaaggAACAGGGGCTAGGGAGGCTGAGGGACCCTGGGCTAGGGCTCAGTtgcccccccttccctctcccccaacaGGGAGCCGGAGCAGTGGGTCCACACGAAGCGATGGGGGGGCAGGGCGCACAGGGAGGCCTGAGGAGCGGGCCCCCGAGTCCAAGTCTGGCAGCGGCAGTGAGTCTGAGCCCTCCAGCCGCGGGGGCAGCCTTCGGAGGGGTGGGGAACCTGGTGGGACTAGTGATGGGGGTCCTCTCCCTTCCAGGAACTCATCAGGGGGTGTTCCTAATCTCCGAGCCCACCCAGGGCTCCATCCCTATGGACCACCCCCTGGTATGGCCCTCCCTTATAACCCCATGATGGTGGTCATgatgcccccacctcccccacctgtcCCTTCAGCAGTGCAGCCCCCGGGCGCTCCTCCAGTCAGAGACCTAGGCTCAGTTCCCCCAGAGCTGACAGCCAGTCGCCAAAGCTTCCACATGGCCATGGGCAACCCCAGTGAGTTCTTTGTGGATGTCATGTAGAGCCAACAGTGGGCCATCTTGGATCTCTACCCTTGGCCTGTCCCGTCAGTGCCTGGTGTTCCTGTCTTGTGATTGGATGTCTTGTCAGTCACATGCTCATTACTCCTCCCATGGTGCCTGGGCTCAGCCTGtgggctgcctgctgcctgctagGAGGTTACCACTGTGACTCTTAACCAGCAGTGCCTggctcctgccccttccctgagGGGTGTTCAGGGGACCTTTGGTTATTTCTAGCTTTGTTATTTTGTAAGCCTTTTTGAAGGTTAAAATAGACTTTTCTACacttttaggttattttttagTAGGCATTTCCTCTTTTATATGAAGAATTCCTGTCTCTCGGACCCTTTCTTTTAACCCCAAAATGTGACCTCCTACTCCATTCACCCAGTTGTTAGCTCTGTCCAGCtaccctgggaggagggggttgATCACCCTTGACAACAGTCAAAGGAAGCTGGGGTATTTGGGATTGGGGCCATGTAGCTGCTTttgttattctatttattttagttaCTGTATAAAACACTAAATAAAGCAATAGGGGCAAATTCCCTATGCCTTTGGCTCCTTTctttgggagggaggcaggcagcgaGGGAAAGGGCTCAGACACAGTAGCAAAGCATGACTTGCTAAAGACTTTATTTGTAAGGCATGAGTGCTCCCTCAGAGAGCAGGCACAGCCCTGAGGCAAGGCCCCTTCGAGGCAGAGCCAGAGCCCGCAGGAAAGGGGCCTGGGCTTTGGCTTGAGAGAAGGCACGCTCCTGGTCAGGCCCTGGCTTGGAATATTCAGAAGCCAAGGGGGTTGCCAGTGACCACACCACCTCGTTCTACCAAGGCCTTGGAGATGCTTTTGAAGTTACGGAAGAGCTGCTGCTGGGGGTCAGACTGCAGAGCAGACATATTTTCCCGGATCCGGGCTGCagcctggggagagggaaggagaggttcAGGACCATGCCTTGAACCCCCACCTGCTCTTGACAACCCTGAATCTCACCTCAATACACCAGCTGTCACAGAGCATTTTCTCATGCTGGGCTGTGGGGTGGCCCTCACTCAGGGATCTTGAGGCTCTGGTGGGAAGCAGGAAGAGACAATAAATCAGGGCTGTAACCCTGTCTGAGGACCCCCTGCAGCTCAGGCTTCCCACACTGCCTCTCACCTGGAAAGAACCACCACCATGGCATAGAGGTCAATGGCACTGTCTGCCAGACGCTGCAGCACAAACTGTTCATCTGTCAGGTAGATGggattgggggaggggtgttagtcggagggagaggaaaggggggcgGTGGGAATGCAGTAGGGTTCACTCACTGACAATCTCCTTTTTGTGTTTTATCAGCTTGGCCTCCACCACAGTGGCAAACTGCTCCAGAGCCTGTACTGCCTGAAGAGATGAGGAAGGTGCTCAGGGCTCTGAGGGGGGCTTAGCCACATTAGCTTCTGATGCAGGCGGTCCCTCAGCCCTCCAAGTCTTGACTGCTTACCAGTTCACCACTCCGACTCAACTCTGGATGGATGGTGCCACTGAGACTCAGGccactgcccagccctgcccgccttagaggaaaggaaaaagtgagTGGTTAATTGCCATACACTGCCCTGCTCTGCCGCAGCCCCTAAGCTTACCGCCTCAGCTGTTTGCCTGCTTCGCCTAGCAGGAGGCCAGCATTCCCAAAAGGATTCTTCAGAGCTTTGCCAAGCCCAGAGAGTTCCTTTCCTTTGTCCTGTGGGGAGGAGGTCCAACAGTCAGGATTCCCTGTCCTCCCTACCTTGTCCCCTCAATTCTTTCCTCCTTACCATACAGCCCTGCAGAGCTACAAACAGACGGAGAATGTCATTTGTCCCCTCAAAGATCCGAAAGATGCGAAGGTCTCGGAGCACGCGCTCTACCCCAGGCTCCTAGCACAGGGAAAGACAAATCACACACCCCTGTTGAGCAAAATGTGTCTGCCTACTCCTCCCAGCCCAACTGTGGCTATCAAGGGCAGAAAGCCATCCTGTACCTTCATGAAGCCCATGCCTCCCATAATTTGGATGCATTCGTCTGTCACCTTCCAGGCTGCCTCCTGGGGATAAAGAACCATGCAAGATTGGGTTTGAAGGCTGGCTCCCAAACTGGGTGTCCCACCCTGCAGACCTGGAACCTCACCGAGCCAAAGATTTTGCTGATGGCGGCCTCTATCTGGAAGTCTGTGGATCCCTGGTCCATGTTGGCACTCACCATATAAGCCATGGACTGAGGTTGCATGGTTGGGACATGGAAACAAAAAGGGATGCATCAGATTTGACCCAATCACTCAAATCTCCAAGACCAGATCTGCTCCAGCTCCCTGTGGCCCTTGTCTTCACCTTCTAACTCCATGTCAGGGATACTGAAATACTTCATCCCCTGAGTCAGTTCATCAGGGGCTTCTAGGCATTTGAATTCTTGAAAGGGGTGAAGAAGTAAGCGTGGGTATGGGCATAGAATAAACTTCAGGTACCTCTGAAAAGCACCTCAGCAGatcagcatggttctccctctcctGCAGCAGCTGAGCTGACTATGCCTCCCCGCATCCCCTAGGGCATTGGTGTAAAGCTGGAGACCCACTGCCCCAGGTGCTGCTGGGAGTTGTAGTCTGACCCAACCGGGAAGGCTATAGGAGAAACCTGGGAGGATTCTCACCTCTGTCACATACTGCAGCATAGCCATTCGGGCCAGCTTCTCCTGGATTAGCCCAAAGTTGTGAATTTTCTCCCCAAACTGGGTACGATTTGCAGCATGATCCACCTGGAAAAGGGCACCTGTGTTGTCATCCCAGGGGAGGAGTTGGGCTGGGCTTTGGCCACAGCCAAGAAGAGTTCAGTCTAGGCTAGATGGGGACCTAAGTCAGCAGGTCTAGAGCtgctggtggggcagggggtctCTGGTGGAGGGAGTGCCTGCAAGGGAACAGGGACACACCCAGGAGGGACTCGATGTGACTTGGACTTTTAACTAGGGACTTAAGTAGGGCACTCACCGCTTTAGCAATGATGCCCTTCATGGTACCTGCAAGGGCTGCAGCCATGCCAAACCTTCCATTGTTGAGAATGTGCATGGCGACCTTGAAGCCGCCCCCGACCTCGCCCAGCACGTTCTCTGATGGCACCCGTACTCCATCAAAGTACACCTCTGCTGTGTTCGAGGCCTTGATGCCCATTTTCTTCTCAGGGGGCCCACTatgacagggcagggcagagaagcagaagtgTGTTCAACAAGTTGCAGGTAAAACTGCCCCTTCACCCCTTTCAAACCAGGAGGAGCTACTCCCAGCCTGCAGGCAGTTCCCTGCTTTCCCAGAGTGTGGAGGAGGCCCAGCTCCCTCCGGCTTCCATGTGCCAGGCTCACTGGTTGCTGGAGCCAGAGCTGTAGATATGTTCCATACGTCTTAGTCCCAATGGGAACACACTGTCCCACTGCTTTGGCTtttgcaccccccccaccccaagtgtcCTGTTGACAGCCATCACTCAGCTCTAGCACTCAGACTGCCCTCCTTCCTGGCTTAacctttcttcctccccaaacccactCACTGGGTAACACCTCCAAAGCTCCTCTCCACCACAAATGCTGTGATTTTCTCCTTCACGACCCCTGTGGCTGGATCTGTAACTGGTGTTTTGGCAAAGACTGTGAAGATGTCTGCCAGGCCTCCATTACTGTAGAAAAACAAGGGCAGTCAGGGCATGGAGGACAGCAGTGTGGCCTGGAATTGGGCAGAGgtgaagaggaggggagaaatggaAAGATTGCCTGATCCAAATCTTGCTTCCATTGAGGGTATAATATTTTCCACAGGGACTGGGCACAGCTGAGCTTCGGATGGAGGCTGCATCTGACCCACTTGAGGGCTCAGTTAGACAGAAAGCTGCAATAGTCTCCCCTGTTGGACAAGAGCTCCTTTACATTGGGCCCATCGCTGGATCTTCATGGGTGTTGAAGGCCCCCTCAGTGccaaccccctacccccaccaaGTTAGCCCTTAATACCTTAGGCAACATTCAATTTCTTCCCGATTCTCTATTAGCACCCTGTCATGCCTTCCCAGAGTCTCCCTCAACCGACATGTCCAACTATGTGGTGGTCTAAGCAGCACGAGCCTGACCAAACCCAGGACACCACTAATCCCTGGGACTATTGGCCCACCTTACCTGATGCCAGTTTGGggaggtatttttctttctgggcCTTTGTGCCAAAGAGCAGGATGCCTTTGAAACCGATGCTCTGATGGGCCCCCAGGGTGATGCCCACACCCAGGTCATGCATGCCCACGATCTCCACCAAGCGGGCATACTGGAGGGGAAGCAGGCATTTGCTGTAACTGGCTGTGCAGACCTGCCCTTAGGATGGTGGCCAACAGGGCAGGGCCTGACTTGGGCATTCCCAGGTGAGAGGAAGTGGGACCATGGCAGAGAAGAACACTAGCTGACTGGTGTCCATCCCAGGTTTTGGTGGCTTCCTATCCTGTCAGGTAGTTCCTACCTTAGTCATTAGGATTTGGGAGCCTGGGTGAGGTCCATGGTCCTAGGGGACTGGTATGTAGTTCTGTGGTGTGTTTGCAAGGGATGTGTACTTATGGGGAGAGTCAACATCCCGCAGGTGCTTGGCAGACACCTTAGCCCCAACTGTGAAGGAGGAGCTGAACCAGCCAGCTTAGACTGGGATGCTGGGAAGTGATGGTGGGGATCCCTCACCTGAGTGTTGCAGAGGCCCACACCTCCCAGTTCATTGGGCACTTGCAGACCAAAGGCCCCCAGCTCCTTGAGGCCCTGCATAGTGGTCTCTTCAACCTGTTCCAGCGAGTCATTCTTGGCAGGATTATTCACCTCCTGGGGAAGGCACAGGACCCCACATCCAGGCTCCTTTAAAAGTCCTTACCATCTCTACCACCCTATCAGGGACCAAGCTCTCTATTCCCCAGGCTCAGTCATTCCTTACCTCGAAGAAACGGGACACAGGCCCTACCAGCTCTTTGAGAAACTGTGTCTGCTCCTCGTTGAGCACTGCGtgggagcagagacaggcaggtCAGGCCAGGTGGTCAGGGAACCTGCCCTGCCATCCATGCAGCTCTGGCTACCCCTTCCCTTACCTGAAGGGTACGGGAACACCTGATCTGTGGTGAGCTGGCCCTTGAACATCCCCGCGGCAAAGGACTTAGATTCCTGCAACAGGAGAAGAGGGTTTCAGGGAGCTGGCTGGGATGGGCCTGCCCCGGGCTTCAGCTCCGCCCAGCATCGGGGGCCACATACCACCTTGGCTGGTTTTTCTCGTGTTGAAACCTCAGAGGAAACAGCATCTGATTTGTCCAGCACAGCCTGGGGAAAGGGATAGTTACcgaggctggggaaggggctgccgAAATGGCAAGGAAAGCAGAAGGGAAGAGCTAGGTGGCCGGAAGGGCAAGTCTGGTGACCTTCCCCTAGTTTCATCCCCGGACACCCTGGCCTGCCCTTTCCCCTACTTTTGGTGCCAGGTCGGTCGGCAGGTGATTAAGCACCAAGAGGGAGACCCCTGTCGGCTGTGGCAGGGACACAGGAACCCAGAGGGGAACCCACCCCGACCGAGCTCCGAGCTCCAAGGTCGTCGTCACTCACCTGGGCCGCCCCACTGGCATAGGGTCGTCGGACTGGGTAGGGCCGGAGCTGCCCCAGGAGAGCACAGGGTCGGGAGCTGTGGGGAGTTGGGGTTCAGTCCTGGCCCGGTCCCCAGGCCCGCTGCCCCCATCACTGctagcatacacacacactttccgCCCCCCAACCTCAGCAACTGCCGCCCCATGCTTGGGGCCATCCTCGCCGCCTGCATTTCTGAACCACTCCGGCCGCCACTCGTCGGTGCCTCGAGCGTTGACCTAGGACTCAGATCTGCTCTGCTAAAGTCTGGGTGTCTCCTAACCCCTGACTCATCCTCCACAATGCACCGAGAGGTGGGCGGGGCTTCCGGCCGCCGGTGCATGCTGGGGGCTGTAGTCTCGGAGCTCCCCCCACTAGCCCAGCATTCTGGCTGACGTAGGGTGATCTCCAAACATCCCTTGTTTCCCCCAAACTCTTTCATCCCGCCTGTCCGAACTAGAGTGTAGTCCTCAAAAGGGGTTATGGGATACGCCGGGACTGAAGAGGGAGGAGCTTAGGTAACTGTAGCCGGAGGGATGGAGGATAGACTGAAAGGAAAACTTCCCAGGTGGAGTTAGAAAGGTGGGAAGACAAAAGTATAGGATAGATGCTAGAGGCAGAGGTTTGGGAAGAAGACTCTTTGGTATCGCCTGTGAAATCTACAAGAGGGAGGGAAATGGTGGGGTGGGAGACTCAAACTGGTGTGTGTGTCCCGAACATATTCTCCTGAGACCTAGGAGgatttctcttctctcctgggGTTCACTGCCTTTCCTTTAGGCCTCTCAGACCTTCTTCAACATCCACCTCACTCTGCCtgccttctgtttcttcctgagaCTGCTCAGGCTAGATCTCCGCGCAGGTGGAGTTTTCCCAGGCCTGATAGGAACTTTAAGAATTCTCATGTCTCTTCCCTCTCCTACACTTCTCTAGCCTTAGGTCAAGAAGTCCCAGGCCACTTATGTCCCTCTTTCTGCCATTCCCATTGGGGACAggcccaggaggagagagagagctgggctcaacttcttttatttttgagcTCTTGGAGTCTCCTAGGGGGTAACCCTCTTCCTCAGTCACTTAGGGAGGTGTAGCTACGTTTTGCCTGGCTTTGGGAAGGGGCCAGGGTATGTGGAGCAAGGTAATGGTGGTGGTGCCTGGGGACCTGAAGAAGGATGGGACATCTGTGTGGTTCAGAGAGTGCCTGCTTTACCTTGCAGCTGGAACTGGGTGGGGAGAAGACAGCTCAGCTCTAATCCTGGAGGATTAGGGAGATTGAAGTAAGAGAAAACAGAGATGTCGGAAAGACCAAGAGGTGAAAAACAGGAGTCCTTATgggaggagaggcctggggtTGGAGTGGAGGGCTGAAATTCTGGGAATCCTTCTCCCTCAACCTTTCCATAGAGTCTGGGGTGAAAGGGCAAAGACTGGGAAGATGAGGTGAGTGCCTACGTTggtctgtctctttcttttcccaaTCCACTCTCACTTGCATTTCACCAGCTCCCAGGTCAGTCCTCTGGCTCCTGGCCCCCCCACTATTGCGATGGGCACCCTCTTTCCTCGCAGTGCTGCACAGTGACCTTTTCCAGGCCTTGCTGGGTGAGTAGTCCCAATTTTCCAAGGAACAGTGGTGGAAAAGGCTGGCCTGGGCCTGTGAGTAATTACCAAACTCGGGGGCTGGTTGGGAGCCTGGAGATCATTTGGTCCAAGAGGAGCCTCAGGCAGGGATCATCTCCACAGTGTCCCTCCTCAGTGCCCACCAGTTTTGGCTGGAGGAGCTCCTCCCTTACCAGACAGCAGGAGGCAAGGTGATGGTTGGGGTGGCCAGGGAGGCAGGGCGTGGGGAGAGGGTAACTCCCTGTTGCTCCTGTGACAGACATCCTGGACTATTATGAGGCTTCCATCTCAGAAAGTCAGGTAAGGGGGCAAGAATGGGGACCTAACTTCCTGAGGAAGTGGGCAGAGCTGGAGGGTTGAGCAAAGTGCTGCTGATATTGAACTGAGACTTGGGGACCCAGGAAACAAAATCCTGAGTCTGGGGCCCAGAGAATAGACTCTCCTCTCCTTAGGCCCCTTCTCCCTCTTGCTTCCCCTTTTTCTTTGCCTGCCTCAATTTCAAGCACCAAAGAGTTTAGGATATAATTTTTCAGGCTTCCTCTTGTGGATTTTGAGGGAGAGCTAGACCCTTGGTATACTCTCTTGCCAACCCTACCTCACTCCTACCCCCTGCTATGGCCTCTCTCCAGTATTTAAACAACCTTGGGTGATCCCAGCCCAGCTTTGGTGCTTCCTCCTCTAAGAAATGAAATTCATCCTCATTATGTCTGCTGTCATCTCTGGTAGCTGGCCAGGTCTCCATGTTTGCTTCAGGgcctttctgcttctgcttccatCTCCTTTTCCATTATCCGGGTTCCTGCCAGCACTGAAGGAGTTAACTCTGCcaaggcaccccccccccccccttcattctggctcctggctccctccctccccctgcttcctctctcctcctctctccccttccctcctctggctCTACGGCTCCCTCGCCGCTGCcgcctccaccccccccccccaccccactcctcccacTAAGGCCCCTAGTCCCTGGCAGGTA is a window of Phyllostomus discolor isolate MPI-MPIP mPhyDis1 chromosome 8, mPhyDis1.pri.v3, whole genome shotgun sequence DNA encoding:
- the ACADVL gene encoding very long-chain specific acyl-CoA dehydrogenase, mitochondrial isoform X2 is translated as MQAARMAPSMGRQLLSSRPCALLGQLRPYPVRRPYASGAAQAVLDKSDAVSSEVSTREKPAKVESKSFAAGMFKGQLTTDQVFPYPSVLNEEQTQFLKELVGPVSRFFEEVNNPAKNDSLEQVEETTMQGLKELGAFGLQVPNELGGVGLCNTQYARLVEIVGMHDLGVGITLGAHQSIGFKGILLFGTKAQKEKYLPKLASGETIAAFCLTEPSSGSDAASIRSSAVPSPCGKYYTLNGSKIWISNGGLADIFTVFAKTPVTDPATGVVKEKITAFVVERSFGGVTHGPPEKKMGIKASNTAEVYFDGVRVPSENVLGEVGGGFKVAMHILNNGRFGMAAALAGTMKGIIAKAVDHAANRTQFGEKIHNFGLIQEKLARMAMLQYVTESMAYMVSANMDQGSTDFQIEAAISKIFGSEAAWKVTDECIQIMGGMGFMKEPGVERVLRDLRIFRIFEGTNDILRLFVALQGCMDKGKELSGLGKALKNPFGNAGLLLGEAGKQLRRRAGLGSGLSLSGTIHPELSRSGELAVQALEQFATVVEAKLIKHKKEIVNEQFVLQRLADSAIDLYAMVVVLSRASRSLSEGHPTAQHEKMLCDSWCIEAAARIRENMSALQSDPQQQLFRNFKSISKALVERGGVVTGNPLGF
- the ACADVL gene encoding very long-chain specific acyl-CoA dehydrogenase, mitochondrial isoform X1; protein product: MQAARMAPSMGRQLLRLGGGNSRPCALLGQLRPYPVRRPYASGAAQAVLDKSDAVSSEVSTREKPAKVESKSFAAGMFKGQLTTDQVFPYPSVLNEEQTQFLKELVGPVSRFFEEVNNPAKNDSLEQVEETTMQGLKELGAFGLQVPNELGGVGLCNTQYARLVEIVGMHDLGVGITLGAHQSIGFKGILLFGTKAQKEKYLPKLASGETIAAFCLTEPSSGSDAASIRSSAVPSPCGKYYTLNGSKIWISNGGLADIFTVFAKTPVTDPATGVVKEKITAFVVERSFGGVTHGPPEKKMGIKASNTAEVYFDGVRVPSENVLGEVGGGFKVAMHILNNGRFGMAAALAGTMKGIIAKAVDHAANRTQFGEKIHNFGLIQEKLARMAMLQYVTESMAYMVSANMDQGSTDFQIEAAISKIFGSEAAWKVTDECIQIMGGMGFMKEPGVERVLRDLRIFRIFEGTNDILRLFVALQGCMDKGKELSGLGKALKNPFGNAGLLLGEAGKQLRRRAGLGSGLSLSGTIHPELSRSGELAVQALEQFATVVEAKLIKHKKEIVNEQFVLQRLADSAIDLYAMVVVLSRASRSLSEGHPTAQHEKMLCDSWCIEAAARIRENMSALQSDPQQQLFRNFKSISKALVERGGVVTGNPLGF